The DNA segment aaaagctTATTAAAGTCTTAATAAAAggaaataacaataaaatatattaaaaaattattatattcaaatgaaaattattttgtttttagaagAATATTTCTaaagaattaaatattttcaatttttgtgAAGCAcggtatatattcatatatagtaaaaattttatatgtttttctctttttatttgtgGTTTATTTAGAAACTTTAGtagatataattaataaaaaaaattttataaaattttctgtGTTTAAACTTATAGTATTTACTTTtctatttatgtgtgttttcaaaaaagaaaaaattaaacacaaaagttaattaaaattttataaaaaggaaTAACAATAATATGGTAAAGTTAATATAttcaaagtaaaaaatattattatctttagaagaagatttttaaaagaaatcatatttacaatttttttgtgaagctacgttagatatatatatatatataattaaagtcGCAATAAAGATGTTTTTTGTTCTCAAATCTTACATTACAACATTTTGTAAAGAAGCCAGGCATTTCTATTGCTGAGTACATCCCATAGACGAAGAGACCACTCTTTCTTGGACAGCAGCTTTTATGTTTTGGAGAGATTCTTCCCAGTCGTCACAGAGCCGGTGAGGATCACTTATAACCATTGGATCTACGATCAGTGTAATTGTCATCTTATTCATATAACTCTGACAATGTATCGTCAACGCCTAAATCAATTCAACAAAAAACAGTGAAATGCTTTACGTGTTAACAGATATGACATTCCTCAAGGAGAAAAGTATGTATGTTGCAACTATTTGAAACGTTTGATTTAAAGTAAACCAGTTCTACGTCAACAGCTTCAGTAATAAGGCGTATGATTAGCTTGGACAGTGAAATAGTGAATAAAAAGGATAATAGCTTACATGGGGATGACCATAAGCACTTGTAGCGAAGTAAGTAAATTGGATGTCCATAAGAAGCTAACTTCTTCAACTGGACCAACCATGTTCGAAAACGTCATCGTTGTATTTGACAGCAGTCTCTTTACTAAAGTAGCTGCCACCTATAGTTAGTTACAGTTTAATCAATAATCACAACCAAAGTATTACACAACCCTTTAAATATATAGGGAAAATATGTGGTATTGCCttctaatctatcttattaaaacagaaacattctgttggacctaacatttattttgtaagtttttaaattaaatacacctttatactttatagttaaacatacattaagtcactaatgttcctttctttatactactatccatgtttccaaacaatatacttatttctttatactactatcaatgtttccaacaatatattttttatactactatcaatgtttccaaataatacaataattaatcttagttattttatatctatcattttctctttaaaattttgtagaaacgtcataatttcataaattgcaaaatagtgaactttaaaatttcgattataagattacaaattatgaaatattacaatttaaatcaattagattacatatcggtcatccatcagttcaatcggttagtctcgggttttagtgattttttaatatgaatattttaaaaacataaattgaattgtcagatctccggattaaccggtataatcacaatcgggttgaatttaaaaaatattgatttaaatgcaaaaatattttaaaatacacactctttaaaaaataaccaaaatatttgttaaattattagtgaaatttttcatcgtaaaatatcccgcgcttcaaaagcgcgggtcaaaatctagtctttaTTTAAATGACAATTTGTAATTACTTTTTGATACTTGGTTATTGATATGAGATATGATTTTTGTGACATTTCTTATATAAACTGACCTGAATCCCAAACAATTTCACAATGATTCTACAAGAAAAGTATGTCAGTATTGGCCCGAACGAATTCTTCTTTCTGTCAATTATAGACTTGGCTCGTCGGAGATGTTCCAAGGGGTCATCGCGTAATGCAATAGAAAATGGAAAGACTAAACAGCCAAACCAATTTCCCCACCTACATTTGGACCCTTTGGCCATCATTTCGGCTAGTTCCTGTCTTAAGAACTAAAATTAATCGAAATCCACCCGTAACTACTAACTATATATGAATTATGAACCTGTAATGAGATAAGTAAGTGAGCTTGTACAAACTTGCCTGGATTCCAATGGTGGGTCTTAAGTTTACAAGCAGAGCTGCCCTTATCCTTGATCTTTTAGGCATTTTTTTATCACTCGTgttactttcttcttctcctattAGATTTCACAACATAATTAGACTCTGTACGCTAATAGTATGCAATAACTGTCCCTTGCTACAAGGAAATAAGTGAGTGTGTAATTTAGTTACCGTATCTTCTCTCCAAGTACCGCGAGACGCCAGCTTGGGTTACTCCAAGTACAACATCGTTGACTGTCTATTAAACCAGAATATGAGATATtcaacattattattatttttcttaaagtaAACTCTATACAATTAGGCCTATCTTTCAAGATCCACAATTATTTTTATGGTTCTTATCGTGATTACTGGTTCCCTATAGGTGTAGGAGCTCATATACTTATAATGACATGTTTAACCTGATTCCTAGGGGATCATATATGACGTGTTAAAGCTGATAAGGCTTCTTTCTAGTAAATTGAGCAAATAATATGACTAAGAAAATGTGTTCAGCTACAAACCAAAGGAGAAAAAACTAACCATCTTCATGGCGTTCTTGATTAGCTTTATATCGTCAAGGCTTACGGTACGATGAACCAGACGCAACTCTTTATTCTTCTTCACTGTTAGGAAATCACCTTTAATGGGCGTTTTGGTGTCCTTGAAGAACATTGTCGTTAAAATAAACTCCAAAGCGTCACAAACCGTGTTTAACATCAACATAACCGCGGTACAGATAACCTTAACCAACCACCGTAACCTGGAATTACTCCTTGAACCGGCAGTTAACCGAGATGATGCAGTAGGGAGACTCGGTAGCTCATCAGGGTTCGATGTTTTACGCATACAAGCGAGGAGGAGAGACATGATTGACATGCCATCACCGAGCGAGTGGTGGATCTTTAAAACGGCAACGGTTTCAGCATCTGAGGTTTTCAAGTCGAGTAGGTGAAGCTCCCATAACGGCCTTGAGGTGTCCAAAGGGATCTTCATGACGTCCGAAACATATTCCTCTAGAAAGGCGTCAGCGTTCTCTATCTTTTTCTGTTGGATTTTGGGAACGATGATGTGATCCTGGACGACCACGTTTGTCTGAACccatctttggttttgtccatTTTCCCCATCGCACACCTTCATGTTATTATTTTGAAGTGAATGTACTAATTATAGAAGAAGTATTAAGGTTTATTTCAATTTGGAAGTACTAATTTccttaataaattttgatttttttaaatgattacaaattactaaaactgttacaTGTTTCACACTGAAAATAttatgatcaatggtttatttttttgttatagaaaaatataattgatcATAAAACCATACGAGTACAAAAGTTCATTTTTATCTATAGTCCAAGCAATGTCTTGAATGATAAAGAAAACATACAAAACACATTTAAAGGGTAACTCAAATGTTTTGCCAAAAACAGTGTAACTCAAATGCACATCGGGGAAACAAATAACAGGACCCGCTTTTTGGTTAACATGTAATAATGGTtcgttaaaaaaatatttagaggCCAAATTCATATGATCAATCTATATACTATATTGAAGAAGATAGAAACTAGAAAATATCGggttaaatgtatatttatacaACCAAAAAAAGAGTTCTgacccaacaaaaaaaaatcaaaataaaagtcATCTGGGTAAATACCAAGAAGTAATGAGTAAAAAGCAGAAATGGTGAGAAAAATGCAATGGAGTTTGATGCAATTTTATGGTGGCTAAGAAAGAAAGGGAGAGGATGAGAAAGACAATCTTTGCAAAGAAATGAATGTGGGAGCCATAGAGATCGGTGAAATTGTTGTTAGTATTTTAATGATCCAAATTTACAATTTCCCCGCGTTCCCTTacgttataatatttttcaatcatAATATATTAAGGGGTTATTGGGAGAAGAATTTGTATAGAATTTGTGAATTTTAAGAGttgattgattttaaaagttatgtgaattgtgaaaatgtatatacattgacttatagaatttgatcatgattttttttagatttgtcTAGTTTTTCATTAACTTGGATTACCAAAAGAGGTTTCATTAAAGAGACACActtgttatatataaagaataattaaaaaatatttttttaaaaaaaatatttcgaattatagttttcaaattctaacatttttataaaaattttgttttttctaattttctttttgaaatttgaaaatgattttccaaactattataaactttttatttaaagtttttatatataaattaattatatattgaaaatgataaacattataaatataaattatgttttcaaaaagtgTA comes from the Raphanus sativus cultivar WK10039 unplaced genomic scaffold, ASM80110v3 Scaffold2669, whole genome shotgun sequence genome and includes:
- the LOC130505885 gene encoding wax ester synthase/diacylglycerol acyltransferase 4-like — its product is MEIKTKLHVQDEEDEQPLSPAARLFHTREFNLNIISVIGLKSKINSDMIIRGFKESCIKHPRFSSRLVCDGENGQNQRWVQTNVVVQDHIIVPKIQQKKIENADAFLEEYVSDVMKIPLDTSRPLWELHLLDLKTSDAETVAVLKIHHSLGDGMSIMSLLLACMRKTSNPDELPSLPTASSRLTAGSRSNSRLRWLVKVICTAVMLMLNTVCDALEFILTTMFFKDTKTPIKGDFLTVKKNKELRLVHRTVSLDDIKLIKNAMKMTVNDVVLGVTQAGVSRYLERRYGEEESNTSDKKMPKRSRIRAALLVNLRPTIGIQASLYKLTYLSHYRFIIHI